The following DNA comes from Musa acuminata AAA Group cultivar baxijiao chromosome BXJ1-4, Cavendish_Baxijiao_AAA, whole genome shotgun sequence.
TGGAGAATGTGGAAGGGCGTTGTAGCCTTAGTGGTGATGTTAGGGTTCTTGAACAGGGAGAAACAGAAAAAGGATGGTGACTTTGATGTTTAGAGAACAGTgagggagatggagatggaggaaGCAAGGAGGAGATGGGGAGAACTTGGGAGAGAGAATAGAATCGCctctctctcctccctctccttccATTCCTTGCTTGTCAAATGGAACAATGGTGGCACTTTTTTTCCTTTAATCTGAGATCATAAACTATGTTTTGTTGAGCAGGGGAGGATAGAGGCTGTGGAAAGGAGGAGAGGTGAGCAAGTTGGCCACTGGCTTCCCATTCTTTTGCCCTCCTCTTGTTCTTTCAGATAAAAACAACTTTACAATGTCAAAACTTGTTGTATTTGGTGTGTTATGGTTTTGGGCACTTGTACTGtgtactgtatatatatatatagcattcaGTATGGACAGTGACAATGCTGATATCAGGCATACTTCTTGGAAAGATGCAATTTGATGTTAATATTTCCACATTATTTTTGTTATAGTTTGTGTGAAATGAGGATGCATGGTGTTCATTATTTCAAGGACATGTATGCTCTGTTTACAAAGAATATGTCCAATTTTTCATTAGCACTACTTAGGTGGGATGACAGATTTCCAGACACCCAACAGCTTATGTTTGATCACTTCTCACAGCTATACTTCTCCCACTAAACAACACTCATCTTTGCTATATTAGTAAATCATGGACCAATTAACTTAATTTGTAATCAAGTGAGATAACTAAGATAATGTAGTTTAACTTGGGTATCTTATTATTATCATACTCATCATCATTGTTTTCTTGTGGAATCTTATAACCATCCTTTCAACAGGCCATGAGTGTGGGTCTCATTGCACAGGATATCACATCACCCTAGAAACTCATCTGGGTGACTCAGTCTGATGGCAGGTTCTCAGATGAATGGATTTGACAAGGTCAATGATGTCCACCTCTCATGGGTTCAACTTCCTTTTTCCCACAGGTAATATGGGCCATGGAACATTGCATGTGACTTGTTGTGAGAGGTAGCCAACATTTGTTCCTTTTACCACTCTCTAAACATGAACAGTAGATGAGCTTTCTGTTGTTTTAATTATCCCTGAGTTCAGATGGCACAACTGTGAAGGTATCCCTTTGCACTACAAagggaaattcttcaaaagaggaTTCAAGGAAAAGAgagaacctctctctctctctctctctctctttgtcctcatcctgatctttttctttttgccaAAGGTAagctatatactatatatatctaACTGCTACTGAACCTTAGCTCTAAACCCCTTTCACAATTCACTTTTGCTGCTAGGATTCATGGAACTATGACACCAGATACAAGCTGCACGTCTTGTGCTTTTCTTGCAGTCCACAAATGGCAGCCATCATCTGCTTTCCGCAGCTTATTTTTGACCTTTTCATTGGATTCATTAGCTTTTCCGATGCAGAGAGTCTATTCTTTTCCATGTGGATTAGCATGGGGTGATGAGGCATGAATGGATACCATGTCAGTTTGGGTAGGAAAGGGTGGAAGGGCTGCATGTGTGACTCTGCATGCACTGAAACAGTCCATCTCAAGAGCTACCAACCAGCCTATTTCATGGAAGCTCTGTATCTGATCAAGTGTTAGATCTCAAGTGTCATATAAATCCCATTCTTGAGGGTGAGTAGTTCCCCATGAAATGATTCACCAGTTTCTGCCATGCCTGCTAAATCCCATGGCAGAAAGGTTACCTGTAGTGCAGCAGCTCACCGTATCACACCATTGCCTGGAAGGTGGAAAAATGAGATTGAAATAAGGTGTAGCTATTCCAGGAATTTAATTGTTTGATGTTTTTTCTCATACCAAAATGCAGTATATTTCTCTTCTAGCTTTAGGTGACGTCCATCTTCTCAAGAAACCTAAGCCACTGCCATCAGGTAGTACTCAGAAAGTGGTTCAACCAACTATATAATTCAGCAGACAAAACAAaagcacaagctaaataaatgtaCTTCCAATTAAGATGTTCTAACAAGCATAATACTCCATGTAGTTTACGGATGTTCAAGAACTAGGCAGTAACCATGACAAGATATAGATGTCTACAGAATCCACCTCCTCAGCAACAACAAGCCCATTGCGATTGAGCTGTTAATGATGAGAGCCATCTGTTTGGAAGATGTAATCGGCAGCCGCAAAGTGTGATTTCACCAACGCCAGTGCTTTTGAGCGGTGGGATATCTTATTCTTTTCCTCTTTCGGCATCTCAGCGTAGCTTCACCAGGCAATGTTTTGTATATGATAAGCATATCATATCATGTCAATAAACCAAATTCAAAAGGATTTTGGGAGGAGTTTTACGTTTGCTCATAGCCATCTGGTTGGAAGATCGGATCCCATCCAAAATCAGTAGGACCTCTTGGAGGAACAATTTTACCCTACAATTGTAGCATTAGAGTCAGACTGTAGTAACCGGGACATTGCTTATTGAACACACACAAAGATGTAATGTAGAATGTGACTTCCAAAGCCAGACAATGTGAAACCCCAAAAGCAGTATCCAGACAGCATAGCATGCCTTTGGAGCATGGCACATCCCTCACGTGATAAAGCTTACAGAATGAATAGGGTTGTGTGGCCTAGAAGGCTGTTTTTTTGGATCCTACTGAATATAAACCAAGGTGGTGTATTATGGTGTTTTGGATTCACTCAATCCATTTGGTTTATGTGCTGGCGTGATGAGAATTAAGGTTTCTATATCAGCCCCAACCCAGATAACAAATTAGGCCGAGCTTTAGTCATGGGTCAAATACGTGTACATATTCTATACACATGCTGCTAAAGCATTGGGGTTGGAGCACTATGTTTATTGCATTAAGTGTTTGGGTTCTGGAGAAGAAACAAAAGAGTGAACTCTAGGAACATGTTTGGAACTTATCTTTGGAACTATTCAAAGATAAGTTAACCCAAATTAGCATGTAGAGATCTTTATTCTTAAGTGTCACTTTCATCCGCAGCCATGAAGACCAACATCCAAAATTGCAAGCCAATGCGACTGATGTAGACGTAAATTTTTTTCATAGAATGCATTAACTGCTTAAATATTGCATTTATGGTCATTTTCATTCTTCAAACCCACTTCACACCACAACAATCAAACACATCAATTTTTTCGTCAACATAGAATATGATGTGACAAGGACATTATTTATGCTTAATCCATTATAATAATTTCTCATACAATAACTAAGGAAGTCATAGACTAAGCAAACACAAAAAACACGGAACTTAAACTTGGATCAAATAGAGGTGAATCGAGCTATTTTACGATAAATGAGAAATCTTGTGTACATAAAGGAATTCTGCAGTGTAACATGTACCAAAGGAAAAAGAGCTAATTACCTTGAAAATCTTGTGTAACTATCAAAGTATAAGAAAATTCAATCTGGTTTCTTTATCAGGATGATGAAACTAAAAACCTAAACTTGCAACTACAAGTGCTGACTTTTCCCACAGAATCATCTCATGTTCAGCAGCTTCACATAAGTAATACAACATTGGCATGGTAGAGTTGCATAACACCGAAATCCTTTATACAGTTATACTTGAACACTTCACATAGGAAATACAGACAACTCAAAGCACCCAATGTCTTTCATACATTTATGTGCAAATATAATCCATCGAAGCTCTCTCTTTCTGTCATACACCAACAACATACATATgtatgattttttactctttaaatttaaatatataaattgtgAAAGCACCCAATCCCTCTCTCGTACATTTCCCCATAGATATAATACAAATATACTTTATATTAGCAAACAAATAtgactataaaaaaaataaaaaagacaacatCAGGTATGACGATGCGTTTTGGTTATATTCATTTATAGTTCCTGAGGAATTATGAGTCAaacttgactgaatttttcacaagAACAGTGAACTGAGAGGACAAGACTCTAACAAGGCTTGTTCACAGTCTAGAGACACATTGGGCTTAGGCATAGTACAGGGATTGTCAGTCCCTGTTTTGGCGAAGGACTCTGCATCCTTGCTTAGGTCATCTAGGctcattccatcttgaaataggaACACTAGGCCTCACGTCGTTTCTCGAATGGGACTCTTTGAGACCTATTTCCATCGCCAAAGCCTTCCAATTCAACACAACTATTGTCCTGGACAGTCTGAAGAGGACTGCAGGTATCTCAAGGCATTGAAAGTACGCTTGGATCTCATCTTCTGAAGCAGGCTGGACACTGGTTTGGTTGAGACAAACTGAGGTCTAGATTAGCTTCGATTCGCTACCTAACATCCCCCACATCAATAATTATGGTGAGTCACCATTTTACCAATTCAAAAGTAGGTCTTAGCTAGTCCAAGTTCATTTGATATGAACTCAACTTCACACCTTCACAATCTTCTTAATAAATTTTCACTAGGAATCGACACTATGATCCTCAGAGGAGACGCCTCCTAAGAGTAAAGTCTTCCTACTAGTAGAGCCCGAATCAAATAACTATTCAACGCCTTTGTCCTCCCCCCACCCCCGCCCCACGAAAGTGCTCCCCACCATCTCTCTCTATCATTCATGTCTGTAAAAAATTCACTTTTCTTTCTATTGATATAGATCATCATAAAAAATTCCTTGCCTATTTGACTCCCCCCACAAAACTAAAAACCTTGCCAATCTAGTTGCCTGACTACTACTACCATCTATTTTACAGCATATGTTGTCACACTTACTTCTTTCCTCATAATTCAATTTCTTTGTTCATAATACAAGCTCAAGTACGTAGAACAAAAACATTGATTACCATTTTTGTGTTAAGTGTGTACTGCACTAAGGACTTAAGATATGAATCACTTTGGAAAGAACAACAAATTGACAAAAGAAGACACAATAAAGGATGCCCATGGCAGCAGGAAAGAAATTATTACCTGGGTCTTCCCAAGAAATGTAACTGGCTCTAAGTTCGgaccaagagaaagagaaaaaatacACATAGCATAAGCCGATTTGTCTTCATAGGCATTCAGTATATTGTTCAGGCCTGTAACAAGTGAAAATTTGATCATACAAGTAAACATCATCTCAGTGTACAGAGAAGAAAATATACTTGAAATCATAAGATTCTAAAACCTTCATGTCCAATCTTCAGCAAGAACCACTTTCTGGTTATCCATTCGAAGATCATGTCAATAAGATTAGAAGACAGGAAAATCATCAGAACCTATAGCCATGATACTTAAATGAAGGAGACACTGAGATATTAGTACAGAGCTACACATAACTACATCACTAGTGCATAAGTACCAGAGGAAAGGTATCACCTCGAAGGAAATTAATGAAAGACTTACATGTAAGGTCCTGAAAGTTAAATGATAAGCTAAGTTATATTCTGGGAAATAGAATGAAACACAAGAaattaaagaagcaaaaggcacaaAGCAGCTACCTGGGAGACCATTCAAAGCATTGAAGCACAAGCAAGTGTCCTCGACAAGTACAGGCCCATTTACCTTTAGCACAAGGAAtcaaaagaaaaaggttaaaCCATATGTAACAACATAGAGGTTACACAAAGTACTATCACAACTCAACTGGAAACTTTTTAGATTA
Coding sequences within:
- the LOC135655078 gene encoding inosine triphosphate pyrophosphatase-like codes for the protein MPTVLPRPVTFVTGNTKKLEEVRAILGHSIPFRSLKLDLPELQGEPEEISKEKARLAAASVNGPVLVEDTCLCFNALNGLPGPYIKWFLLKIGHEGLNNILNAYEDKSAYAMCIFSLSLGPNLEPVTFLGKTQGKIVPPRGPTDFGWDPIFQPDGYEQTYAEMPKEEKNKISHRSKALALVKSHFAAADYIFQTDGSHH